The following are from one region of the Nostoc cf. commune SO-36 genome:
- a CDS encoding DUF3131 domain-containing protein, protein MSSDFQPPPKNLSILASVGGVVTAIIAIAILNGWSKQLSKTSIEKPKISTSETASQQLVEPKKPQSLASGAKAAEIVASLDAKSVILPGQPIPKNQLTVAIIPYIAPGVGKLTPEEMATARIAWSYFQRNWNDETGLVNSVDGFASVSMWDQTAAIAALVSARELNIVPVAEFEAKMSKMLKTLASMPLYKGELPNKVYNAKTLVPVNYGQLEKREEIGWSAIDLGRMAIWLKIVGVKYPEMRSLSTDVWKHWQVKRLTKKGQMYGTAVIKGKEQYNQEGRLGYENYAAYGLKLWGLDVNKALDYQSNAAFVDLYGQGIPYDRRDFKNSGANNYVLSEPYILDGIETGFQALPKAYADRILAAQAARYEATKQLTAVTEDNLDRPPYFVYSSLFVNGEPWATIADTRQKHNDLRFLSAKAAIGWHVLYNTAYTQQLFNFVQANLNSKDGWYNGFYESLRQPNKTLTANNNGVILESLLYKQVGQPLTVWAGVKSQKSTQRAIRRP, encoded by the coding sequence ATGAGTTCTGATTTTCAACCACCACCTAAGAACTTGTCCATACTAGCTTCTGTTGGGGGAGTAGTTACGGCTATTATAGCGATCGCAATTTTAAATGGTTGGTCTAAGCAACTTTCCAAAACTTCTATAGAAAAACCTAAAATATCAACATCCGAAACTGCTTCACAGCAGTTGGTAGAACCCAAGAAACCCCAAAGCCTTGCCTCTGGTGCTAAAGCAGCTGAAATAGTTGCCAGTCTTGATGCTAAATCTGTAATTTTGCCAGGTCAACCTATTCCTAAGAACCAACTAACAGTAGCCATAATTCCATACATTGCTCCTGGAGTTGGAAAACTGACTCCAGAGGAAATGGCAACTGCCCGTATTGCTTGGTCATACTTCCAGCGCAACTGGAACGATGAAACTGGCTTGGTCAATTCAGTTGATGGCTTTGCCTCTGTAAGTATGTGGGATCAGACCGCAGCGATCGCAGCCTTAGTTAGTGCTAGAGAACTCAATATCGTGCCTGTGGCTGAATTTGAAGCCAAAATGAGTAAAATGTTGAAAACACTGGCATCAATGCCCTTGTATAAAGGGGAACTACCCAACAAGGTTTACAATGCCAAAACCCTCGTACCCGTCAATTATGGTCAACTAGAAAAACGCGAAGAAATTGGTTGGTCAGCTATCGATTTGGGAAGAATGGCAATCTGGTTAAAGATTGTCGGGGTGAAGTATCCAGAAATGCGATCGCTTTCCACAGACGTTTGGAAACATTGGCAAGTCAAGCGTCTGACTAAAAAGGGGCAAATGTACGGTACTGCCGTTATTAAAGGTAAAGAACAATATAACCAAGAAGGCCGCTTGGGCTATGAAAATTATGCTGCTTATGGTTTAAAGCTTTGGGGTTTGGATGTTAATAAAGCATTGGATTATCAGTCCAATGCTGCCTTTGTTGATCTTTATGGACAGGGAATTCCTTACGATCGCCGTGACTTTAAAAACTCTGGAGCTAATAACTACGTTCTTAGCGAACCCTATATTTTAGATGGTATCGAAACTGGATTTCAAGCTTTGCCGAAAGCTTATGCCGATCGGATTTTAGCTGCTCAAGCAGCGCGTTATGAAGCCACCAAACAATTAACTGCTGTTACCGAAGACAACTTAGATCGTCCTCCATACTTTGTTTACAGCAGCCTATTTGTCAACGGAGAACCTTGGGCAACCATCGCAGATACCCGACAAAAACACAACGATTTGCGGTTTCTCAGTGCCAAAGCTGCGATCGGCTGGCACGTACTTTATAATACTGCCTACACGCAGCAGTTATTTAATTTCGTCCAAGCTAACCTTAACTCTAAAGATGGTTGGTACAACGGCTTTTATGAGTCTCTGCGTCAGCCGAATAAAACTCTCACCGCCAACAATAATGGCGTGATTTTAGAAAGCTTGCTGTATAAACAAGTTGGACAACCACTTACCGTTTGGGCAGGAGTTAAAAGTCAGAAATCAACCCAGAGGGCTATTAGAAGACCATAA
- a CDS encoding ABC transporter ATP-binding protein: MHLEVNQLHKQFQTKRGLLTVLKNINLYVEEGEFVCAVGASGCGKSTLLRSIAGLDIPTAGNILVDGVRVTGPGCDRGMVFQSYTLYPWMSVMENVAFGLKLQGVPQAKRRQQAAYYLEVVGLSEFAKALPQELSGGMKQRVAIARALASKPKILLMDEPFGALDVQTKESMQQFLLEIWRTTNTTILMITHDVEEAIFLSQRIYVLSARPGTIKQELQIQLPNKSDPQIKRYHIFQKYKDQVMSLLTDGSMPVFCTEGESHSG, from the coding sequence ATGCATCTAGAGGTTAATCAACTCCATAAACAGTTTCAAACTAAACGCGGTTTGTTGACTGTATTAAAAAACATCAATTTGTATGTAGAAGAAGGTGAGTTTGTCTGTGCAGTGGGAGCAAGTGGTTGTGGTAAATCAACTTTGCTACGGTCAATTGCAGGATTAGATATTCCGACTGCGGGAAATATCTTGGTTGATGGGGTACGCGTGACAGGGCCAGGGTGCGATCGCGGCATGGTATTTCAAAGCTACACTCTCTATCCCTGGATGAGTGTTATGGAAAATGTCGCATTTGGCTTAAAGTTACAAGGTGTACCTCAAGCCAAGCGACGGCAACAAGCTGCTTATTATTTAGAAGTAGTGGGATTGTCAGAATTTGCGAAAGCGCTACCACAGGAACTATCTGGTGGAATGAAACAACGGGTAGCGATCGCTCGTGCTTTAGCATCAAAACCCAAAATTTTACTTATGGATGAACCTTTTGGTGCATTGGATGTGCAGACAAAAGAATCAATGCAGCAATTTCTCCTAGAAATTTGGCGTACCACAAATACTACAATTTTGATGATTACTCACGATGTTGAAGAAGCAATTTTTCTATCTCAACGCATCTACGTGTTAAGCGCCCGACCAGGCACAATTAAGCAAGAATTGCAAATCCAATTGCCAAACAAATCTGATCCTCAAATCAAGCGTTATCACATATTTCAGAAATACAAGGATCAAGTAATGAGTCTATTAACTGACGGGAGTATGCCAGTTTTTTGCACAGAGGGCGAAAGTCACTCAGGATAA
- a CDS encoding ABC transporter permease has translation MLSQTVFWRIAEEIPKKLAWTLMFLSIAIPILLWWVISNTGLIPSLFLPTPGEVWGAFQRLLASGDLQKDIAFSLFRVIAGFSLAAIVSIPLGTLMGTFPSIRALLEPIIGIVRYMPAPAFIPLLILYLGLGEIPKIMLIFIGTLFFNTLMVMDAVKFVPQHLLETTYTLGGQRKQVLLQVILPFILPNIIDACRVNMAASWNLVIVSELVAATEGLGRRISVAQRYLKTDEIFAGLIVIGLIGLGIDLLFRLLLRVSCKWAKD, from the coding sequence ATGTTATCACAAACTGTTTTTTGGCGCATTGCTGAAGAGATACCTAAAAAATTAGCTTGGACTTTAATGTTCTTGTCCATCGCTATTCCTATACTTCTGTGGTGGGTTATTTCTAATACTGGATTAATACCATCATTATTTCTTCCTACTCCTGGTGAAGTGTGGGGTGCATTTCAAAGGCTTTTAGCAAGTGGCGATTTACAAAAAGATATTGCCTTTAGCTTGTTTCGCGTCATAGCTGGTTTTTCGCTGGCGGCAATTGTTTCTATTCCTTTAGGTACTTTAATGGGGACTTTTCCCAGTATCAGGGCATTGTTAGAACCGATTATTGGGATTGTGCGCTATATGCCAGCCCCAGCTTTTATACCCTTACTAATTTTATATCTGGGACTAGGAGAAATACCTAAAATTATGCTGATTTTTATCGGCACACTGTTTTTTAATACCTTAATGGTAATGGATGCAGTCAAATTTGTTCCTCAGCATTTATTAGAAACTACTTATACTTTAGGAGGTCAAAGAAAACAAGTTTTATTACAAGTTATTTTACCTTTTATTCTGCCTAATATTATTGATGCTTGTCGCGTTAATATGGCAGCGTCTTGGAACTTAGTGATTGTTTCCGAATTAGTAGCAGCTACAGAAGGTTTAGGACGTAGAATTAGTGTAGCTCAAAGATATCTGAAAACAGATGAAATTTTTGCTGGTTTGATTGTAATTGGCTTGATTGGTTTAGGAATTGATCTGTTGTTTAGGTTGTTATTACGTGTATCTTGTAAGTGGGCTAAAGATTAG
- a CDS encoding ABC transporter substrate-binding protein, producing the protein MIIRQVSSLFTAFLLTLFIAISCTPNQQTSTPQNPNTSVKTALISVGFSAWPGWFPWQVSQEEKLFETNKVNVDLKWFDGYLDSINALRAGQLNANTQTLNDTISSVAAGSDQVIVLINDNSTGNDKIIVREGINSIADLKGKKVAVEEGTVDHFLLLLGLQKAGLTQADIQFQPLETGAASAAFVAGQVDAVGVFAPFTTKALSRSGSKELFSSKDFPGAIPDHLVVTRKLINERPQDVQALINTWFATLDFIKASPDKAYEIMAKRAGVSVAEYKAYNSGTKIFSIEDNLQAFSPGKDMKSLSYAAEKISKFLVEAGLTKQAPNLQKVFDDRFVKAYAAKQKS; encoded by the coding sequence ATGATTATTCGCCAGGTATCATCTCTATTCACAGCTTTTTTACTCACTCTTTTTATCGCCATTAGTTGTACTCCTAACCAGCAGACTTCTACACCGCAAAATCCTAATACATCAGTCAAAACTGCACTAATTTCTGTTGGTTTTAGTGCTTGGCCAGGTTGGTTTCCTTGGCAAGTTTCTCAAGAAGAAAAATTATTTGAGACGAATAAAGTTAATGTAGATTTAAAGTGGTTTGATGGCTATTTAGATTCTATCAACGCCTTACGAGCAGGTCAACTAAATGCCAATACCCAAACCTTGAATGATACCATTAGCTCAGTGGCAGCAGGCTCAGATCAAGTAATCGTTTTAATCAACGATAATTCGACAGGGAACGATAAAATTATTGTCCGAGAAGGAATAAATAGTATTGCCGACCTCAAAGGTAAAAAAGTTGCTGTTGAAGAGGGAACAGTTGACCATTTTTTATTATTGCTAGGTTTGCAAAAAGCAGGTTTAACCCAAGCTGATATTCAGTTTCAACCACTAGAAACAGGTGCAGCATCAGCAGCTTTTGTTGCAGGTCAAGTTGATGCCGTCGGAGTTTTTGCACCTTTCACTACAAAGGCTTTATCACGTTCTGGCAGCAAAGAATTATTTAGTTCTAAAGATTTTCCTGGTGCGATTCCTGACCATTTAGTTGTGACTCGCAAACTCATTAATGAACGTCCGCAAGATGTACAAGCTTTAATAAATACTTGGTTCGCTACTTTAGATTTTATCAAAGCTAGCCCAGACAAAGCTTACGAAATTATGGCGAAACGCGCTGGTGTGTCAGTTGCAGAATATAAAGCATACAACTCCGGCACGAAAATATTTTCAATAGAAGACAATTTGCAAGCTTTTAGTCCCGGTAAAGACATGAAATCGCTAAGTTACGCTGCCGAGAAAATTAGTAAATTTCTTGTTGAAGCTGGTTTGACAAAACAAGCACCTAATCTTCAAAAAGTTTTTGATGATCGCTTTGTCAAAGCCTATGCCGCGAAGCAAAAATCATGA
- a CDS encoding FAD-dependent oxidoreductase, with protein MSLTEEILSQLPGDVLAGLRQGDRLLTSLRENSASVPTLVKENQQPLGVVDFDVVICGGTLGILIGCALAVKGLRVALMERGILRGREQEWNISRKELDVFVELNLLTEDELKSAIATQYNPARVSFDGGTEVWVEDVLNIGVDPVYLLATLKTRFLSAGGKLLENTPFTEAVVHPDGVMVNNQFKTRLLIDAMGHFSPITQQARQGKKPDALCLVVGSCAQGFPENNSGDLLLSFTSLQNQCQYFWEAFPARDGRTTYLFTYMDADPQRLSLEALFEEYLRLLPEYQGVELSKLKFQRALFGFFPTYRQSPLKTPWNRILPAGDSSGSQSPLSFGGFGAMVRHLKRLTYGIYEALETEQLSAKSLALLQPYQPSLTVTWLFQRAMSVGVNQKIAPDQINQLLSAVFQEMQQLGTPVLKPFLQDIVQFSALTQTLLKTGLYHPILVAKIIPQVGLASLLDWMLHYSNLGVYTTLFWLSPMLETWIKNQPDEQQYYWHRLIDAWKYGSGGDYSDET; from the coding sequence ATGTCTTTAACTGAAGAAATCCTTTCCCAACTACCCGGCGATGTTTTAGCAGGGTTGCGCCAAGGCGATCGCCTCCTCACATCTCTGCGAGAAAACTCCGCATCTGTCCCAACCTTGGTTAAAGAAAATCAACAGCCTTTAGGTGTTGTAGACTTTGATGTGGTTATCTGCGGTGGCACTTTAGGTATTTTAATTGGTTGCGCCTTGGCGGTGAAAGGACTGCGAGTGGCGTTGATGGAACGGGGAATTTTGCGGGGGAGGGAACAAGAATGGAATATTTCTCGCAAAGAATTAGATGTGTTTGTGGAACTAAACTTGCTGACTGAGGATGAATTAAAGAGTGCGATCGCAACTCAATATAACCCAGCGCGAGTTAGTTTTGATGGCGGTACAGAAGTTTGGGTAGAAGATGTTTTGAATATCGGCGTAGATCCAGTTTATCTATTGGCTACCTTAAAAACCCGATTTCTCAGCGCTGGTGGAAAGTTGTTAGAAAACACACCCTTTACCGAAGCGGTAGTTCATCCAGATGGGGTGATGGTAAATAACCAATTTAAAACTCGGTTATTAATCGATGCAATGGGGCATTTTTCACCCATCACTCAACAAGCACGTCAAGGAAAAAAACCAGATGCCTTATGCTTAGTTGTCGGAAGTTGTGCCCAAGGTTTTCCAGAAAATAACTCAGGCGATTTGTTATTGTCATTCACATCTTTGCAGAATCAATGTCAATACTTTTGGGAAGCTTTTCCAGCCAGAGATGGCAGAACCACTTACTTATTTACCTACATGGATGCAGATCCTCAACGTTTGAGTTTGGAAGCTTTATTTGAGGAATATCTGCGTCTTTTACCAGAATATCAGGGAGTGGAATTGAGCAAGCTGAAATTTCAACGGGCGCTATTTGGTTTTTTTCCCACCTATCGCCAAAGTCCGCTAAAAACGCCTTGGAATCGCATTCTACCAGCAGGAGATAGTAGTGGTAGTCAATCTCCCTTGAGTTTTGGTGGTTTTGGGGCAATGGTGCGTCACCTGAAGCGTTTGACTTATGGTATTTACGAAGCGCTGGAAACAGAACAATTATCTGCAAAATCCTTAGCACTGCTGCAACCCTATCAGCCAAGTTTGACTGTTACTTGGTTGTTTCAGAGGGCAATGAGTGTTGGTGTCAATCAGAAAATTGCCCCTGATCAAATTAACCAACTACTCTCGGCGGTATTTCAGGAAATGCAACAGTTGGGTACACCAGTATTAAAACCATTTTTACAGGATATAGTGCAGTTTTCGGCATTAACGCAAACACTGTTAAAAACTGGTTTATATCATCCTATATTAGTTGCCAAAATAATTCCGCAAGTAGGATTGGCAAGTTTGTTAGATTGGATGTTACATTACAGTAATTTAGGTGTATACACTACCTTGTTTTGGTTAAGTCCAATGCTAGAAACATGGATAAAGAATCAACCAGATGAACAACAATATTATTGGCATCGTTTAATTGATGCCTGGAAGTATGGATCTGGCGGTGATTACTCAGATGAAACTTGA
- a CDS encoding actin-binding WH2 domain-containing protein, translating to MIERKSLGIKYFAVLIGFLRDRQGFLEEVRQGIRLPNKIISLLVCSSLFIAAYGGIIGAYHSWMQAISSAIKLPALYLITLLICIPTLYFANIIFGSKRTFAQHLALVLTAVSVTSVLLFSFAPITLFFLITTNNYQFLILLNVFIFAITGFIGVSSLYQATSLVLEQDNEGSKTRQKILKFWLFLYAFVGSQLGWTLRPFFGTPDSVFQLFREREGNFYLSVIQAISYLLGIR from the coding sequence ATGATTGAACGAAAATCTTTAGGAATAAAATACTTTGCGGTGCTGATTGGATTTCTGCGCGATCGCCAGGGATTTCTAGAGGAAGTTCGCCAAGGTATAAGATTACCAAATAAAATCATTTCGCTGCTGGTTTGCAGTTCCTTATTTATCGCTGCTTATGGCGGAATCATTGGTGCATATCATAGCTGGATGCAAGCCATATCTTCCGCCATTAAACTCCCAGCCCTTTATTTAATCACACTTTTGATTTGTATCCCGACATTATACTTTGCTAACATTATTTTTGGTTCCAAGCGGACTTTTGCACAACATTTAGCATTAGTTTTAACTGCGGTTTCAGTCACAAGTGTACTTTTATTTAGCTTTGCCCCAATCACACTGTTTTTCTTAATTACTACCAATAATTACCAATTTTTAATTTTGTTAAATGTCTTTATCTTTGCCATAACTGGATTTATTGGTGTTTCGTCTTTATATCAAGCCACAAGTTTAGTTTTAGAACAAGATAATGAAGGTAGCAAGACACGCCAAAAGATTTTAAAGTTTTGGCTATTTCTTTATGCTTTTGTAGGCAGTCAGTTAGGATGGACTCTCAGACCATTTTTTGGTACACCTGATTCTGTCTTTCAACTATTCCGCGAAAGAGAAGGTAATTTCTATTTGAGCGTGATTCAAGCTATTAGCTATCTCTTGGGAATACGTTAA
- a CDS encoding actin-binding WH2 domain-containing protein: protein MLGKQKRGIQQFGVLVNLLRDRQLFLEEIRQGIRLQNKISSLFVTSSIFFALYGAIIGASHSWAQALSGAIKLPAFYLITLIICFPTLFFFNVLFGSRSSIQQHFVVLLTSVSVISVLLFSLAPVTLFFLITTPDSYQFFKLLNVLIFGITGIFGVKFLYEGMQLLSQQDEIGKKTRTTILRSWLLLYGFVGMQLGWFLRPFFGAPDSKFELFRAVKGNFYLDIIGAISEILGMR from the coding sequence ATGTTGGGAAAACAAAAGCGCGGAATTCAACAATTTGGTGTCTTGGTTAATTTATTGCGCGATCGCCAGTTATTTTTAGAAGAAATTCGTCAGGGAATCAGATTACAAAATAAAATTAGTTCTCTGTTCGTAACTAGTTCTATCTTCTTTGCCCTTTATGGAGCAATTATCGGTGCATCCCACAGTTGGGCACAAGCATTATCTGGTGCGATTAAACTTCCGGCATTCTATTTAATCACATTGATTATTTGTTTCCCAACTTTATTCTTTTTTAATGTTTTATTCGGTTCCCGGAGCAGTATTCAACAGCATTTTGTTGTATTGCTCACATCTGTATCTGTGATTAGCGTGCTTTTATTCAGCTTGGCTCCAGTTACGCTATTTTTTCTGATTACCACACCCGATTCTTATCAATTTTTTAAATTGTTGAATGTGTTAATTTTTGGCATTACAGGCATCTTTGGCGTTAAATTCCTGTATGAAGGAATGCAATTACTTTCTCAACAAGATGAGATAGGCAAAAAAACCCGCACCACTATTTTAAGATCCTGGTTATTGCTTTATGGTTTTGTTGGTATGCAGTTAGGATGGTTTCTCAGACCATTTTTTGGTGCGCCTGACTCTAAATTTGAATTGTTTCGGGCAGTCAAAGGCAACTTTTATCTCGATATTATAGGGGCTATTTCCGAAATTTTAGGTATGCGTTGA
- the acsF gene encoding magnesium-protoporphyrin IX monomethyl ester (oxidative) cyclase, translated as MVNTLPKPEIKTPSKETVLTPRFYTTDFETAANLDLSAQETQLQAMLTEMRTDYNRHHFVRDEAFEQSWEHIEGEARQAFIEYLERSCISEFSGFLLFKELSRKLKNRSPVLAEIFQLMARDEARHAGFLNKAMADFKLSLDLGAVTKTRTYTFFPIEWVLYTVYLSEKIGYWRYIIIFRHLEKHPENQFYPIFRYFESWCQDENRHGDIFKALLRSQPQLWNNWKARLWSRFFLLSVFATHTLTVHERSGFYKSLGLDATEFDLQVVRNTNETAGRAFPVMLNTEHPKFFPRLQRCAAYNLKIAEIERSSGLKLVKLIRKLPLIAAIVWNLLLLYLIKPIDTEALLGTIR; from the coding sequence ATGGTTAACACCCTACCCAAGCCAGAAATTAAAACCCCCAGCAAAGAAACTGTACTCACGCCCCGGTTTTATACTACAGATTTTGAAACCGCAGCCAACCTTGATTTGTCTGCCCAGGAAACTCAGTTGCAGGCGATGTTGACAGAAATGCGGACAGACTACAACCGCCACCATTTTGTGCGTGATGAAGCGTTTGAGCAATCTTGGGAACACATTGAGGGTGAAGCAAGACAGGCATTTATCGAGTATTTGGAACGCTCTTGCATTTCTGAGTTTTCCGGCTTCTTGCTATTCAAGGAATTATCCCGCAAGCTGAAAAATCGTAGTCCAGTGCTAGCGGAAATATTTCAACTGATGGCGCGTGATGAAGCCCGCCACGCCGGATTCCTCAACAAAGCAATGGCTGATTTTAAACTCTCCCTTGATTTAGGGGCTGTCACCAAAACCCGCACCTATACGTTTTTCCCGATTGAGTGGGTACTTTACACCGTTTACCTATCAGAAAAAATCGGCTACTGGCGTTACATTATTATTTTCAGGCATTTAGAAAAGCACCCGGAAAACCAGTTTTACCCCATTTTTCGCTACTTTGAGAGCTGGTGTCAGGACGAAAACCGCCACGGGGACATATTCAAAGCATTATTGCGTTCTCAGCCGCAACTCTGGAACAACTGGAAAGCCAGGCTGTGGAGTCGCTTTTTCTTGCTATCAGTATTTGCTACCCACACCCTGACAGTTCATGAACGTTCCGGGTTCTACAAATCACTGGGACTTGATGCTACAGAATTTGATCTCCAAGTTGTCCGTAATACCAATGAAACCGCAGGGCGGGCTTTTCCTGTGATGCTGAATACCGAACATCCCAAGTTTTTCCCACGTCTGCAACGCTGTGCAGCTTACAACTTGAAAATTGCAGAGATTGAGCGCAGTTCTGGGCTGAAATTGGTGAAGCTAATTCGCAAGCTACCTCTGATTGCAGCAATTGTTTGGAATCTACTGTTACTTTACCTGATCAAACCCATTGATACTGAAGCCCTGTTGGGAACGATTCGTTAG
- the ilvN gene encoding acetolactate synthase small subunit — MKHTLSVLVEDEAGVLSRISGLFARRGFNIESLAVGPAEQGGVSRITMVVPGDDRVIEQLTKQLYKLVNVLKVQDITETPCVERELMLLKVNASTSNRSEVIELSQIFRARVVDVAEDSLTLEVVGDPGKMVAIVQVLQKFGLREIARTGKVSLTRESGVNTELLKSLEAKV, encoded by the coding sequence ATGAAACATACCCTTTCAGTTCTTGTAGAAGATGAGGCGGGTGTTCTTTCCCGCATTTCTGGTTTATTTGCACGTCGTGGCTTTAATATCGAAAGCCTTGCTGTTGGCCCTGCTGAACAAGGAGGAGTCTCCCGAATTACGATGGTTGTCCCTGGTGACGATCGCGTCATCGAGCAACTTACGAAGCAACTGTATAAGTTAGTCAATGTACTTAAAGTACAGGACATTACCGAAACTCCTTGCGTGGAGAGGGAATTGATGCTTTTGAAGGTGAATGCTAGTACCAGCAATCGCTCAGAAGTAATCGAACTGTCTCAAATTTTCCGGGCGCGAGTCGTGGATGTGGCGGAAGATTCTCTCACCTTAGAAGTTGTGGGAGATCCAGGTAAAATGGTAGCGATCGTGCAGGTGTTGCAAAAATTTGGTTTGAGAGAAATCGCCCGCACTGGCAAAGTATCCCTAACTCGTGAGTCGGGGGTGAATACCGAGTTACTCAAATCTTTGGAAGCAAAGGTTTAG
- a CDS encoding BON domain-containing protein: MGWLKRLFGMEKPENAEVNPTAQAVQQAPSANVATATQSIPPERLGLSGEYDQSGLAKRVALAFDQDPQLDDVNTLWVAQTGSTVVLKGKVPSQEILNKMISVARSVNGTTDVDTNQATIG; encoded by the coding sequence ATGGGTTGGTTAAAAAGACTATTTGGCATGGAAAAACCTGAAAATGCAGAAGTAAATCCGACTGCACAAGCTGTACAGCAAGCTCCTAGTGCTAATGTCGCTACTGCTACGCAATCAATACCCCCAGAACGTCTGGGATTAAGCGGAGAATATGACCAAAGTGGTTTAGCCAAGCGGGTAGCGTTGGCATTTGATCAAGATCCCCAACTTGATGATGTTAATACCCTTTGGGTGGCTCAAACAGGTAGCACTGTGGTATTAAAAGGTAAAGTTCCCAGTCAAGAAATTCTCAATAAGATGATTTCTGTGGCGCGTTCAGTGAATGGTACTACAGATGTTGACACTAACCAAGCGACGATTGGCTAA
- a CDS encoding alpha/beta fold hydrolase: MTTTVHWQERVGNQRDWIWRGWQTRYTYIRPSQNDHKTTPLILLHGFGASIGHWRHNLEVLGEHHTVYAIDMLGFGASEKAAANYSIELWVEQVYDFWKTFIRQPAILIGNSNGSLISMAAAATHPDMVRGMVMMSLPDPSLEQEAIPAVLRPLVTAIKNIVASPLILKPVFNFVRRPGVLRRWASLAYANPEAITDELIEILAGPPQDRGSARAFSALFKAAIGINFSPSVKTVLPTLTIPMLLIWGQKDRFVPPALASQFAQYNQKLEVLNLEDVGHCPHDECPEQVNQAILDWIERCLGVG, encoded by the coding sequence GTGACCACTACGGTACACTGGCAGGAACGGGTTGGTAATCAAAGGGATTGGATTTGGCGCGGCTGGCAAACCCGCTACACTTACATTCGCCCTAGTCAAAATGACCACAAGACAACACCCCTAATTCTATTACATGGCTTTGGCGCTTCCATTGGTCATTGGCGACACAATTTAGAGGTGTTAGGTGAGCATCACACAGTTTACGCCATAGATATGCTGGGTTTTGGCGCTTCTGAAAAAGCCGCAGCTAATTACAGCATTGAACTCTGGGTTGAGCAGGTTTACGATTTTTGGAAAACGTTTATCCGTCAACCAGCAATATTAATAGGCAATTCCAACGGTTCACTTATTTCTATGGCAGCAGCCGCTACCCACCCTGATATGGTGCGGGGTATGGTGATGATGAGTTTACCCGACCCGTCATTAGAACAAGAAGCTATTCCTGCTGTGCTGCGTCCACTTGTCACAGCAATTAAAAATATTGTCGCTTCGCCGTTGATACTTAAACCTGTGTTTAACTTCGTGCGCCGTCCTGGGGTGCTGCGTCGCTGGGCTAGTTTGGCCTACGCTAACCCAGAGGCGATTACCGATGAACTGATCGAAATTTTAGCTGGCCCTCCCCAAGACCGGGGTTCGGCTAGGGCGTTTAGTGCTTTGTTCAAAGCTGCGATCGGCATTAATTTTAGTCCCAGTGTCAAGACAGTATTACCAACCTTAACAATTCCCATGCTTTTAATTTGGGGACAAAAAGACCGATTTGTGCCGCCAGCCCTGGCTAGTCAATTTGCCCAATACAATCAAAAATTAGAAGTACTGAATCTGGAGGATGTAGGGCATTGTCCCCATGATGAATGTCCAGAACAAGTCAACCAAGCGATTTTAGATTGGATTGAGAGATGCCTTGGCGTAGGTTAA